A window of Fluoribacter dumoffii NY 23 contains these coding sequences:
- the glyQ gene encoding glycine--tRNA ligase subunit alpha produces the protein MTKPSTFQDIILTLQQYWAAQGCVILQPFDMEVGAGTFHPATFLRAIGPEPWSAAYVQPSRRPTDGRYGDNPNRVQHYYQFQVVLKPSPLDIQDKYLDSLRALGVDPLADDIRFVEDNWESPTLGAWGLGWEVWQNGMEVSQFTYFQQAGGLACKPVTGELTYGLERLAMYILGVDNLFDLPWSNTANGIITYGNVFHQNEVEMSAYNFEHANVEELFKQFDYYESEAQKLISLQLPLPAYEMVIKASHSFNLLDARKAISVTERQRYILRVRHLSRAVAQAYYQAREALGFPMLNQKVCDGQ, from the coding sequence ATGACAAAGCCATCTACATTCCAGGACATTATTCTCACTTTGCAGCAATACTGGGCTGCCCAAGGATGTGTCATTTTGCAACCTTTTGATATGGAGGTTGGTGCAGGTACTTTTCATCCTGCTACTTTTTTACGTGCAATAGGCCCTGAGCCTTGGTCGGCTGCCTATGTACAGCCCTCCCGAAGACCCACAGATGGTCGTTATGGCGACAATCCAAATCGGGTACAACATTATTATCAATTTCAAGTGGTACTTAAGCCTTCTCCTTTAGACATACAGGATAAGTATCTGGACTCCTTACGCGCATTGGGTGTTGATCCTTTGGCTGATGACATTCGTTTTGTTGAGGACAACTGGGAATCGCCCACTCTAGGTGCTTGGGGTCTTGGTTGGGAAGTTTGGCAAAACGGGATGGAAGTTTCCCAGTTTACCTACTTCCAACAAGCGGGCGGTCTTGCATGTAAGCCGGTGACCGGAGAATTAACTTACGGTTTGGAGCGTTTGGCGATGTACATACTCGGTGTGGATAATTTATTTGATCTGCCCTGGAGTAACACTGCAAATGGCATAATCACTTATGGGAATGTATTCCATCAAAATGAAGTGGAAATGTCTGCTTACAATTTCGAACATGCTAATGTCGAAGAGTTATTCAAGCAATTTGATTATTATGAAAGTGAGGCGCAAAAGCTAATCTCATTACAACTACCACTTCCTGCTTATGAAATGGTAATCAAGGCATCGCATTCATTCAATCTACTTGATGCCCGCAAAGCAATATCCGTTACTGAAAGACAACGCTATATTTTACGTGTGCGCCATTTATCAAGAGCAGTAGCGCAAGCTTATTATCAAGCGCGCGAGGCTTTGGGCTTTCCTATGCTTAACCAAAAGGTGTGTGATGGTCAATGA
- a CDS encoding DsbA family protein — protein MKFTNLLTVGALTASLVSPAIMAADTNNNTTPMSDAQKKEIEKVVHDYLVTNPEVLLEASQALQQKQQQNMQQQAQSAIKENTDQLFQGKTTVVGNPKGNVTIVEFFDYQCIHCKKMSPIIENLIKKDSDLRVVYKEFPIFGKSSELASRAALAAGMQGKYQAMHNALIAIDKRLNDQIVMSTAKSLGLDMKKLKTDMQSKEVTDALDANRELAEKLHLMGTPAFIIASTPNGQFKAGSEPSFIPGAASEESLQELIKKAAGNS, from the coding sequence GTGAAATTTACAAATTTATTAACAGTAGGAGCGCTGACAGCATCTTTAGTATCACCTGCAATTATGGCAGCAGATACCAATAATAATACAACTCCTATGTCTGATGCACAAAAAAAAGAAATCGAGAAAGTGGTGCATGACTATTTAGTAACTAATCCTGAAGTACTTTTGGAAGCCTCACAAGCATTGCAACAAAAGCAGCAACAAAACATGCAGCAGCAGGCACAATCTGCAATTAAAGAAAATACAGATCAACTATTTCAGGGTAAAACTACCGTCGTGGGTAACCCAAAAGGTAATGTGACCATAGTTGAATTTTTTGATTATCAGTGCATTCATTGCAAAAAAATGTCGCCTATTATTGAAAATTTGATTAAGAAAGACAGTGACTTACGTGTTGTTTATAAAGAATTCCCAATTTTTGGCAAGAGCTCTGAATTGGCCTCACGGGCTGCTTTGGCTGCAGGCATGCAAGGAAAATATCAAGCAATGCATAATGCATTGATTGCTATAGACAAACGTTTAAATGATCAAATCGTTATGTCTACTGCCAAGTCTTTGGGTCTGGATATGAAGAAATTAAAGACTGACATGCAAAGCAAGGAAGTTACTGATGCTTTAGATGCAAACCGTGAATTAGCTGAAAAACTACATTTGATGGGAACTCCTGCATTTATCATTGCTTCAACACCAAATGGACAATTTAAAGCAGGTTCTGAACCATCATTTATACCAGGTGCTGCCAGTGAAGAGTCACTGCAAGAGTTAATCAAGAAAGCAGCAGGTAATTCATAA
- a CDS encoding methionine ABC transporter ATP-binding protein — protein sequence MIELIGLSKSFSGKQVLRDINLFIQEGEIFGIIGKSGAGKSTLLRCINLLERPDKGEVLIDGQDLTHLSRNDLALARHKMAMIFQQFNLLNSKNVYDNIALPMRIQGIDEESIRNKIEELLPIVELTDKKLAYPAQLSGGQKQRVAIARALSCSPKILLCDEATSALDPETTDSILALLKKINALYGITIVLITHEMDVVKRICNRLAVIVDGELAETTALANVFNNKDSIARSMLYAQLSPQLPECLTKRLADYVTDKPLLRLFFQGEEATVPFISQTSRELNLDINILLANIDRYDTVTCGVLVVELTAHQFLLEAFIERCEQAKLTVEVLGYVLPDGI from the coding sequence ATGATTGAATTAATTGGATTATCCAAATCCTTTTCGGGCAAACAAGTCTTGCGTGACATCAACTTATTTATCCAAGAGGGAGAAATTTTTGGAATTATAGGTAAAAGTGGTGCAGGAAAATCCACCCTATTGAGATGCATTAATCTCCTCGAACGACCGGATAAAGGCGAAGTCTTGATTGACGGCCAGGATTTGACACATCTTTCAAGGAACGATCTGGCTTTGGCTCGTCATAAAATGGCAATGATTTTCCAGCAATTTAACTTGCTCAATTCAAAAAACGTTTACGACAATATTGCACTCCCTATGCGTATTCAAGGGATAGATGAGGAGTCTATTCGTAATAAAATAGAAGAATTACTCCCGATAGTTGAATTAACGGATAAAAAGTTGGCCTATCCCGCCCAACTCAGTGGCGGCCAAAAACAAAGAGTCGCTATAGCCCGTGCCTTAAGTTGTTCCCCAAAAATATTACTTTGCGATGAAGCGACATCAGCTTTGGATCCGGAAACAACAGATTCTATTTTAGCCTTGCTTAAGAAAATTAATGCCCTTTATGGTATTACTATCGTGCTAATTACCCATGAAATGGATGTGGTGAAGCGTATTTGTAACCGGTTAGCAGTAATAGTTGATGGGGAATTGGCCGAAACAACTGCCTTGGCTAACGTATTCAATAATAAAGACAGTATTGCCCGCAGTATGCTCTATGCCCAACTTAGTCCTCAATTACCTGAATGTCTTACCAAAAGGCTTGCAGATTATGTGACTGATAAACCCTTACTGCGTTTATTTTTTCAGGGTGAAGAGGCAACAGTGCCCTTTATTAGCCAGACAAGCCGTGAATTAAATCTGGATATCAATATCCTGCTCGCTAATATAGACCGTTATGATACAGTAACTTGCGGCGTTTTGGTTGTAGAATTAACCGCCCATCAATTTTTACTCGAGGCATTCATTGAGCGCTGTGAACAAGCCAAATTAACTGTGGAGGTTTTAGGTTATGTCCTTCCCGATGGCATATGA
- a CDS encoding methionine ABC transporter permease, which translates to MSFPMAYDLLIATGETLYMVVTSTVFAVILGLPLGTWLYSSSQIKPRPKVHKTLSAFINMARSIPFIILLVAIIPFTRLIVGTSIGMNAAIVPLTLGATPFFARLVDNVYRSLPSGLIETGYAMGANTRQIILHILLPEAKPALIHAITVTAITLVNYSAMAGTVGAGGLGTLAINYGYQRFDAGVMISTVIILIVMVQLTQMIGDYLAKRFLHN; encoded by the coding sequence ATGTCCTTCCCGATGGCATATGATTTATTGATCGCGACAGGCGAAACACTGTATATGGTAGTGACAAGTACCGTATTTGCAGTAATCCTCGGTTTACCTTTGGGGACCTGGCTTTATTCGTCCAGCCAAATCAAACCAAGGCCTAAAGTTCACAAAACATTATCCGCCTTTATTAACATGGCCCGTTCCATTCCTTTTATTATTTTATTGGTGGCCATTATTCCTTTTACCCGCCTTATAGTTGGAACTTCAATTGGAATGAATGCCGCCATCGTGCCCCTTACCCTGGGCGCAACCCCTTTTTTTGCCCGCTTGGTAGATAATGTTTATCGAAGCTTACCTTCGGGACTCATTGAAACAGGTTATGCAATGGGTGCAAACACCCGCCAAATTATTTTGCATATCTTATTGCCAGAAGCAAAGCCCGCTTTAATCCACGCCATTACGGTAACAGCCATTACTTTAGTCAATTATTCTGCAATGGCAGGAACTGTGGGCGCAGGAGGATTGGGTACTCTGGCGATTAACTACGGCTATCAGCGTTTTGATGCCGGAGTAATGATTTCAACAGTCATTATTTTAATCGTGATGGTGCAATTGACTCAAATGATCGGAGATTATTTGGCAAAACGTTTTTTACATAATTGA
- the glyS gene encoding glycine--tRNA ligase subunit beta, with amino-acid sequence MVNDFIFELGCEELPSGSVWPLADEFANQLLALLDKAQLAYGEVRRFATPRRIAITIFDLQEEQKSQSVTRRGPAFAAAYDKEGKPTPALLGFAKSCGVEVEQLSRIATEKGDWIVYETQSEGNKTKDLLPALISQSLAALPIAKPMRWGDGDEEFARPVHWAVMLYGERVLEHSLLGINSNRYSRGHRFHYPQPISINSAQSYEAQMREAFVIADFSTRKQMIKNQVEELAASIQATAIMPEDLLEEVASIVEWPQALMANFEKEFLEVPAESLIASMQSHQKCFALKDKQGKLLPHFITVSNIASSNPKQVILGNEKVMRARLSDAAFFFRQDKKLPLSHHIAATEHVVFQAKLGSLQDKALRIRALMTYLSPALQLKLDQAQRAAELSKCDLLTGMVGEFPELQGLMGYYYALNDGEDPIVAQALNEQYMPRFAADKLPESDLGLALSLADRIDTLVGIFAIGQKPSGVKDPFKLRRHALAVVRLLVATPAQLNLSTLIEQAIVHYGTQITVEPGIPKELKSFILERLQSHYQIQGLGIDLVHAVRARQDEWLYDLDKRLAALQLFVTLPEAASLSAACKRVNNLLSQAGKKTLSSINEQLLEEGPEKFLYNHISQVARAVEPLYRAADYGPLLKLLASLKEPVDLFFDKVMVMVDDDNIKNNRLALLARLQDLLQGVADISLLQLG; translated from the coding sequence ATGGTCAATGATTTTATTTTTGAATTAGGTTGTGAAGAATTACCTTCTGGTTCTGTTTGGCCTTTAGCAGATGAATTTGCAAATCAATTATTGGCTCTATTGGACAAAGCACAATTGGCCTATGGTGAGGTAAGGCGTTTTGCCACACCAAGGCGCATTGCAATCACTATTTTTGATTTGCAAGAAGAACAAAAAAGTCAAAGTGTTACTCGCCGGGGCCCCGCATTTGCTGCAGCTTATGACAAGGAAGGTAAACCTACACCTGCTTTACTTGGATTTGCAAAATCTTGTGGTGTGGAAGTGGAGCAACTTTCCCGGATAGCAACGGAAAAAGGGGATTGGATAGTGTATGAAACACAAAGCGAAGGGAATAAAACCAAAGATTTGTTACCTGCTTTAATCAGCCAGTCACTGGCGGCTTTACCTATTGCCAAACCCATGCGCTGGGGTGATGGTGATGAGGAATTTGCACGACCGGTCCATTGGGCAGTAATGCTTTATGGTGAGAGGGTACTTGAACATTCTCTTTTGGGAATTAATAGTAATCGGTACAGCAGAGGGCACCGCTTCCATTACCCGCAACCAATTTCAATTAATTCAGCTCAAAGCTATGAAGCACAAATGAGAGAGGCTTTTGTTATTGCTGATTTCTCAACCAGAAAACAAATGATTAAAAACCAGGTGGAAGAGTTAGCAGCCTCGATTCAGGCTACAGCGATTATGCCGGAAGATTTGCTTGAAGAGGTGGCTTCTATTGTAGAATGGCCGCAAGCTTTGATGGCCAATTTCGAAAAAGAGTTTCTCGAAGTCCCCGCTGAATCATTAATTGCCTCCATGCAATCACATCAAAAATGTTTTGCTTTAAAGGATAAGCAAGGGAAATTGCTTCCACACTTTATAACCGTGTCAAATATTGCCAGTTCCAATCCGAAACAAGTGATATTGGGAAATGAAAAAGTGATGCGGGCACGGTTGAGTGATGCTGCCTTCTTTTTCAGACAAGATAAAAAGCTGCCTTTAAGTCATCATATTGCCGCTACAGAGCATGTAGTTTTCCAGGCTAAATTGGGCAGCTTGCAAGATAAAGCATTAAGGATTAGAGCTTTAATGACTTATTTAAGCCCTGCCTTGCAATTGAAATTAGATCAGGCGCAACGAGCAGCAGAATTAAGTAAATGTGATTTATTGACGGGAATGGTTGGTGAGTTTCCTGAACTGCAAGGGTTAATGGGGTATTATTATGCGCTAAATGATGGTGAAGACCCAATTGTTGCCCAAGCGTTAAACGAGCAATATATGCCGCGTTTTGCTGCAGATAAATTACCCGAGTCGGATTTGGGCCTAGCTTTATCTTTGGCAGACAGAATCGATACTCTGGTAGGGATATTTGCTATAGGGCAAAAGCCCTCAGGAGTAAAAGATCCATTTAAATTGCGACGTCATGCCTTGGCTGTTGTTCGTTTACTTGTTGCAACACCCGCCCAACTTAATTTAAGCACATTAATCGAACAGGCAATTGTTCATTATGGAACACAAATTACAGTTGAACCTGGTATACCCAAGGAGTTGAAATCTTTTATACTGGAACGGTTGCAATCACATTATCAAATTCAGGGATTGGGTATTGATTTGGTACATGCGGTTCGGGCTCGTCAGGATGAATGGTTGTATGATCTGGATAAGCGATTGGCTGCTTTACAATTATTTGTAACTTTACCTGAGGCCGCTTCTCTTTCTGCTGCATGCAAAAGGGTGAATAATTTGCTTTCGCAAGCAGGAAAGAAAACCTTGTCTTCTATCAATGAACAACTTCTGGAAGAGGGTCCGGAGAAATTTTTATATAATCACATCAGTCAAGTAGCACGCGCGGTTGAGCCTTTATACCGCGCTGCTGATTATGGGCCATTGTTGAAACTCCTGGCTAGCCTTAAGGAACCAGTGGATCTCTTCTTTGATAAAGTTATGGTCATGGTTGACGACGACAATATCAAAAATAACCGTTTAGCACTGCTTGCGCGCTTGCAGGATTTATTGCAAGGTGTTGCTGATATTTCACTGTTACAATTGGGGTAG
- a CDS encoding PA3496 family putative envelope integrity protein, giving the protein MNARVFDEDVTDTEDFGVDTLLPQETNPSTKLERRRRIEDLFEEKRLREELSEFG; this is encoded by the coding sequence ATGAATGCTCGTGTGTTTGATGAGGATGTAACCGATACAGAAGATTTTGGTGTCGATACCCTATTACCCCAGGAAACTAATCCTTCAACTAAATTGGAAAGGCGACGACGTATAGAGGATTTGTTTGAAGAAAAACGCCTTCGCGAAGAACTCTCTGAATTCGGTTAG
- a CDS encoding acetoacetate--CoA ligase, with protein MNEAVWKPKHPKESRMWHFMDFAAQKNSQIFENYQDLHTWSIKHPDSFWPTLCEFFHLTFDTAPYQILSHKHEMINARWFAGAQFNFAEKLLSRKDKHPALISINEDNNKLVVSYEQLHILVAQCAAGLKSAGISAGDRVAALMPNTHHTIVAMLATTSLGAIWSSCSPDFGAQAAIDRLGQIDPQVLFICDGHQYQGKRHNGTEKIKQLNESIASLKQIVICPNINEPIDYSDLPKARYWDDFLRPATHCDFVSLPFDHPVYIMFSSGTTGKPKCIIHGAGGTLLQHIKELGLHTDLRDKDNLCFYTTCGWMMWNWTVSALALGATLTLYEGSPTYPKSDRLFKLLEEEQVTVFGTSAKFISSIEKAGVNPKDEFDMSHLRCILSTGSPLLPKNYDYVYEQIKDDVQLCSISGGTDIISCFALGNPILPIYRGELQCIGLGMAVDVFDEQGHSIRKERGELVCTAPFPSMPIGFWNDPDKKAYQHAYFERFSGIWAHGDFAEITAHHGLIIYGRSDAVLNPGGVRIGTAEIYRQVEKINEVIDSIVIAQDWQDDVRIVLFVKLRENTELTEELINKIRLTIRQNASPRHVPAKILQVADIPRTISGKIVEVAVRQVVHGLPVNNLQSLANPQALEYFKNREELKL; from the coding sequence ATGAATGAAGCAGTATGGAAGCCCAAACACCCAAAAGAAAGCAGGATGTGGCACTTTATGGATTTCGCTGCCCAAAAAAACAGTCAGATTTTCGAAAATTACCAGGATTTGCATACCTGGTCCATTAAGCATCCTGACTCATTTTGGCCAACACTTTGTGAATTCTTTCATCTTACCTTCGATACTGCACCTTATCAGATTTTAAGCCATAAACATGAAATGATAAATGCGCGATGGTTCGCTGGAGCCCAATTTAATTTTGCAGAAAAACTTTTATCGCGCAAAGACAAGCATCCAGCCTTGATTAGTATTAATGAAGACAACAACAAACTGGTGGTTAGTTATGAACAATTACACATCCTGGTCGCCCAGTGTGCTGCGGGTTTGAAATCAGCAGGTATCAGTGCAGGCGATCGGGTAGCCGCTTTAATGCCAAATACTCACCATACAATAGTTGCCATGCTTGCCACCACTTCATTAGGGGCCATCTGGTCTTCCTGTTCGCCTGACTTTGGCGCTCAAGCCGCAATCGATCGCTTGGGACAAATCGATCCCCAGGTCTTATTTATCTGTGATGGACATCAATACCAAGGTAAAAGGCATAATGGAACAGAAAAAATCAAACAACTTAACGAATCAATTGCATCGCTCAAGCAAATTGTAATTTGTCCCAATATAAATGAGCCCATAGATTATTCTGATTTACCTAAAGCCCGATACTGGGATGACTTTCTTCGTCCAGCAACCCATTGCGACTTTGTTTCATTGCCCTTTGATCATCCGGTTTATATTATGTTTTCATCAGGTACCACAGGCAAACCCAAATGTATTATCCATGGTGCAGGTGGAACCCTGTTGCAGCATATTAAAGAATTAGGACTTCATACCGATCTGCGCGATAAGGACAATTTATGTTTTTATACTACTTGCGGCTGGATGATGTGGAATTGGACTGTTTCTGCATTGGCATTGGGAGCTACCCTGACTTTATATGAAGGGTCCCCTACTTATCCTAAGAGCGATCGTTTATTCAAATTACTCGAAGAGGAGCAAGTTACTGTTTTTGGGACCAGCGCCAAATTCATCTCTTCTATAGAAAAAGCAGGAGTAAATCCCAAAGATGAATTCGATATGTCCCATTTACGGTGCATACTTTCTACGGGTTCACCACTGTTACCTAAAAATTACGATTACGTTTATGAGCAAATCAAAGATGATGTGCAACTTTGCTCCATCTCAGGGGGAACAGATATTATTTCCTGTTTCGCATTGGGTAATCCCATCCTTCCTATCTATAGAGGCGAATTACAATGCATTGGCCTAGGTATGGCTGTTGATGTGTTTGATGAGCAAGGACATTCAATCCGTAAAGAACGTGGCGAATTGGTCTGTACCGCCCCTTTCCCCTCAATGCCCATAGGATTCTGGAATGATCCGGACAAAAAAGCCTATCAACATGCTTATTTTGAACGTTTCAGTGGAATATGGGCGCATGGGGATTTTGCGGAAATTACAGCCCATCATGGTTTAATCATATATGGGCGCTCGGATGCTGTTTTAAATCCGGGGGGAGTACGCATTGGTACTGCTGAAATCTACAGACAAGTAGAAAAAATTAATGAGGTCATTGACAGTATTGTAATTGCCCAAGACTGGCAAGACGATGTACGCATCGTATTATTTGTTAAATTGCGTGAGAACACCGAACTTACTGAAGAACTAATCAATAAGATACGCCTAACAATTCGGCAAAATGCCTCCCCAAGGCATGTACCTGCAAAGATACTGCAAGTTGCAGATATTCCACGAACAATTAGTGGTAAAATAGTTGAAGTGGCTGTCCGACAGGTGGTTCACGGTTTGCCGGTTAACAACTTGCAATCCCTGGCAAATCCCCAAGCACTCGAGTATTTTAAAAACCGTGAGGAATTGAAACTCTGA
- a CDS encoding MetQ/NlpA family ABC transporter substrate-binding protein, giving the protein MRILAFCVLLLSLVACNKPSPTNTLVIGTIAGPETELVETAKEVAKNKYNLDIKIVTFNDYNLPNEALQDGSLDANVYQHLPYLNAAVKAHGYTLEAIGRTFVYPMGIYSKKYTSLNQLPEKAVIALPNDPSNEMRALQLLEKAKLITLKPSQENTGLKDIASNPHDLQFKEMDAAQLPRVLPDVDAAVINTTFALPAGLNPSHDALFTEDKTSPYANIIVIRSDSPKKAQLELFVKALNSEEVKEKAHALFGDSAIPAW; this is encoded by the coding sequence ATGCGGATTTTAGCTTTTTGTGTTTTATTATTGAGTCTTGTCGCCTGCAACAAGCCCTCACCGACTAATACTCTGGTGATAGGAACGATTGCTGGCCCAGAGACCGAACTGGTTGAAACAGCAAAGGAAGTCGCCAAGAACAAGTACAATCTCGATATAAAAATCGTCACCTTCAATGACTATAACTTACCCAATGAAGCGTTGCAAGATGGAAGTCTGGATGCAAATGTTTACCAGCATTTACCCTATCTTAATGCAGCCGTCAAAGCGCATGGCTATACTCTGGAAGCAATAGGCAGAACTTTTGTTTACCCGATGGGAATCTACTCTAAAAAGTACACATCTTTAAATCAACTACCAGAAAAGGCAGTAATTGCCCTGCCTAATGATCCCAGTAATGAAATGCGCGCATTGCAATTATTGGAAAAAGCCAAACTGATCACATTAAAACCAAGTCAGGAAAATACCGGTTTAAAAGATATCGCATCAAATCCACATGATTTGCAATTTAAAGAAATGGATGCTGCGCAATTACCCAGGGTTTTGCCTGATGTGGATGCTGCTGTAATCAATACCACCTTTGCCCTTCCCGCGGGTTTAAATCCATCTCATGATGCTCTATTTACTGAGGATAAAACATCTCCTTATGCCAATATTATTGTCATTCGCAGCGATTCGCCCAAGAAAGCGCAATTGGAGCTTTTTGTAAAAGCTTTGAACTCCGAAGAAGTCAAAGAAAAAGCGCACGCTTTATTTGGAGATTCAGCAATTCCTGCCTGGTAA
- a CDS encoding class I SAM-dependent methyltransferase, protein MIHISAVGYEHQGVHDKAKALAEQLNFVVDKDAALCLYVTEDRLSLKIPGFSPIFAEFSPAFWSKRKAEGKKQGLVRACKPSAGLKIIDATAGWGRDSAILASFNAEVLMLERNPIMGALLYDGLSRLNETERHQLHLNFQAEDAYSFLKSLDVQNYPDVIYIDPMHPERSKSALVKKDMQALQQIIGPDYDALELIQLAITRVKQRVVVKWPQKTKSLLPANAAIEGKTVRFDIYFPKIKEY, encoded by the coding sequence ATGATCCATATTTCAGCTGTTGGCTATGAGCATCAAGGTGTGCACGACAAAGCAAAGGCCCTTGCTGAACAATTGAATTTTGTTGTGGATAAAGATGCTGCTCTTTGTCTTTATGTTACTGAAGACAGACTGTCATTGAAAATACCTGGTTTTTCACCCATTTTTGCTGAATTCAGTCCTGCTTTTTGGAGTAAAAGAAAAGCGGAGGGAAAAAAGCAGGGTTTAGTAAGGGCATGTAAACCCTCTGCGGGTTTAAAAATTATTGATGCCACTGCAGGTTGGGGGCGTGATTCAGCCATCTTAGCCAGCTTTAATGCTGAGGTATTGATGCTCGAACGCAATCCGATAATGGGAGCCTTGTTATATGATGGTTTATCCCGCCTAAATGAGACTGAACGACACCAGTTGCATTTGAACTTTCAAGCTGAAGATGCTTATTCTTTTTTGAAATCACTGGATGTGCAGAATTATCCTGATGTTATTTACATTGATCCCATGCATCCTGAACGAAGCAAGTCAGCATTGGTAAAAAAGGACATGCAGGCATTACAACAAATAATTGGTCCTGATTATGATGCATTGGAATTAATTCAATTGGCAATAACTCGTGTGAAACAACGGGTCGTTGTAAAATGGCCGCAAAAAACAAAGTCCTTGTTGCCGGCAAATGCTGCCATAGAGGGTAAAACAGTGCGGTTTGATATTTATTTTCCTAAAATTAAAGAGTATTAG